One Halarcobacter ebronensis genomic window carries:
- a CDS encoding TlpA family protein disulfide reductase, whose product MKKFLLLFTVLVAFIFVGCGSEDEAKAVVDNSQSFKELKALSNKDYTLKTTQGKEIKLTIQNDILTSKDYNGQKIVMVNFWATWCPPCIKEIPVFNELYEKYSDKFEIIGVLFEKDKDPNELKAFIEKYNIKFPITVGDENFRMAKAFNNVQKVPESYLYSKGGNFVKSYIGEVNKEDLEEYIRSN is encoded by the coding sequence ATGAAAAAGTTTTTACTTCTATTTACTGTTTTAGTTGCATTTATATTTGTTGGTTGTGGTTCAGAAGATGAAGCAAAAGCAGTTGTTGACAACTCACAAAGTTTTAAAGAGTTAAAAGCCTTGAGTAATAAAGATTATACTTTAAAAACAACCCAAGGTAAAGAGATAAAACTAACAATTCAAAATGATATCTTAACTTCGAAAGATTATAACGGACAAAAGATTGTAATGGTAAATTTTTGGGCTACTTGGTGTCCTCCTTGTATAAAAGAGATTCCTGTATTTAACGAACTTTATGAGAAATACTCTGATAAGTTTGAGATAATTGGAGTTCTTTTTGAAAAGGATAAAGATCCAAATGAATTAAAAGCCTTTATTGAAAAATACAATATCAAATTTCCTATAACTGTAGGGGATGAAAACTTTAGAATGGCAAAAGCCTTTAATAATGTACAAAAAGTTCCTGAGTCATACCTCTACTCAAAAGGTGGAAATTTTGTTAAAAGTTACATTGGAGAGGTTAATAAAGAGGATTTAGAAGAGTATATTAGAAGTAATTAA
- a CDS encoding ferritin-like domain-containing protein, whose product MNVYEYAMKVEKEGEAYYREMSAKASNPGLKRVFTMLAEEEVKHYNIFKNMMKKENIDLDKLDIITDTKTIFQTLLEEKDNVSLDSEHLEYYKDAIAREDNSFEFYKEKACELEDEKEKKVFLQIAQEEKKHKRILEEIVIFLEEPADWVASAEF is encoded by the coding sequence ATGAATGTATATGAATACGCTATGAAAGTAGAAAAAGAGGGAGAAGCTTACTATAGAGAGATGTCTGCAAAAGCATCTAATCCTGGTCTAAAAAGAGTTTTTACAATGTTAGCAGAAGAAGAGGTAAAACACTACAATATCTTCAAAAATATGATGAAAAAAGAGAATATTGATTTAGATAAACTTGATATTATTACCGATACAAAAACTATTTTTCAAACCCTTTTAGAGGAAAAAGATAATGTTAGTTTAGATAGCGAACATTTAGAGTATTATAAAGATGCAATTGCAAGAGAAGATAACTCTTTTGAATTTTATAAAGAGAAAGCCTGTGAATTAGAGGATGAAAAAGAGAAAAAAGTTTTTCTTCAAATTGCTCAAGAAGAGAAAAAACACAAAAGAATTTTAGAAGAGATTGTAATCTTCTTAGAAGAGCCTGCTGACTGGGTTGCAAGCGCAGAATTCTAA
- a CDS encoding pyridoxal phosphate-dependent aminotransferase codes for MRYKKMSSFIVMDIVREAQKYEDTIHFEIGQPDLNPTPKVKESLAKALNDDKFSYTESLGLLELREKIAKHYKKEYNVDIEPSQILLTPGTSGAFLIAYTLTLKHKQKLGLSDPSYPCYKNFAHMLDIEPVFMNIDKSCNYELNVNHLKANKIDALQISSPSNPTGNIYSEDNLKELIEYCDKNSIAFISDELYHGLVYEKKASSALQYSSNVIVINGFSKYYCMPGLRLGWIIVPKNLSREAEIIAQNIFISAPTLSQYAALEAFDYEYLDSIKNTFKERRDYLYNELNEIFPIDAKPHGAFYLWADVSKYTNDSFSFAKELLENIHIATTPGIDFGSNNTNKYLRFAYTRDIKHMKEGIRRLKEYLKSR; via the coding sequence ATGAGATATAAAAAAATGAGCTCTTTTATTGTAATGGATATAGTAAGAGAAGCACAAAAGTATGAAGATACAATACATTTTGAAATAGGGCAACCTGATTTAAATCCAACACCAAAAGTAAAAGAGAGTCTAGCTAAAGCTTTAAATGATGACAAGTTTTCATATACAGAGAGTTTAGGGCTTTTAGAATTAAGAGAGAAGATTGCAAAGCATTATAAAAAAGAGTATAACGTAGATATTGAGCCTTCACAAATTTTACTTACCCCTGGAACTTCAGGAGCTTTTTTAATTGCCTATACTTTGACTTTAAAACATAAACAAAAATTAGGTTTAAGTGATCCTTCATACCCTTGTTATAAAAACTTTGCCCATATGCTTGATATTGAACCTGTTTTTATGAATATTGATAAATCTTGTAATTATGAGTTAAATGTAAATCATTTAAAAGCAAACAAAATTGATGCGCTACAAATCTCATCTCCTTCTAATCCAACAGGAAATATTTATAGTGAAGATAATTTAAAAGAGTTGATTGAGTATTGTGATAAAAATTCAATTGCATTTATCTCTGATGAACTTTATCATGGATTAGTATATGAAAAAAAAGCAAGTTCAGCTTTACAATACAGCAGTAATGTAATAGTAATAAATGGCTTTTCCAAATATTATTGTATGCCAGGACTAAGACTTGGTTGGATTATTGTTCCTAAAAATTTAAGTAGAGAAGCAGAAATTATTGCTCAAAATATTTTTATCTCTGCTCCAACTCTTTCTCAATATGCTGCTCTTGAAGCTTTTGATTATGAATATTTAGACTCTATTAAAAATACTTTTAAAGAGAGAAGAGATTATTTGTATAATGAGTTAAATGAGATTTTCCCAATTGATGCAAAACCCCATGGTGCTTTTTATCTTTGGGCAGATGTTTCAAAATATACAAACGATAGTTTTAGTTTTGCAAAAGAGCTTTTAGAAAATATCCATATAGCTACAACTCCAGGAATTGATTTTGGTTCAAACAATACAAATAAATATTTAAGATTTGCCTATACAAGAGATATAAAACATATGAAAGAGGGAATTAGAAGATTAAAAGAGTATTTAAAGAGTAGGTAA
- a CDS encoding HAD family hydrolase produces the protein MKKFILFDNDGVLVETEPLYFEASKKALKEFFDVKLHFDQYMDIMTEGNGVWVAAPNATKEEIIRARNQRDIYYQEYLKKEDIAIDNIHDILNALSKNYRMGIVTTSRRVDFEIIHNNRGVTNFMDFVLCVEDYKRAKPYPDPYLKGLKLFNAQKDETVVVEDSQRGLISANSADIDCIIVHNEFTKTQDFSTAKHKIGSLKELIDFLPTL, from the coding sequence TTGAAAAAATTTATTCTATTTGACAATGATGGTGTATTAGTTGAAACAGAACCTCTTTACTTTGAAGCTAGTAAAAAAGCTTTAAAAGAGTTCTTTGATGTAAAGCTTCACTTTGATCAGTATATGGATATTATGACAGAGGGTAATGGAGTCTGGGTTGCAGCACCGAATGCAACAAAAGAAGAGATAATAAGAGCAAGAAATCAAAGAGATATTTACTATCAAGAGTATTTAAAAAAAGAGGATATTGCAATAGATAATATCCATGATATTTTAAATGCACTTAGTAAAAATTACAGAATGGGAATTGTAACAACTTCAAGACGTGTTGATTTTGAAATAATCCATAACAATAGAGGAGTTACAAACTTTATGGATTTTGTTTTATGTGTAGAAGATTATAAAAGAGCAAAACCCTACCCTGATCCATATTTAAAAGGTCTTAAATTATTTAACGCCCAAAAAGATGAAACAGTTGTTGTTGAGGATTCACAAAGGGGTTTGATTTCTGCAAATAGTGCAGATATTGACTGTATTATTGTTCACAATGAATTTACAAAAACACAAGATTTTTCAACAGCAAAACATAAAATAGGAAGTTTAAAAGAGTTAATAGATTTTTTACCTACTCTTTAA
- a CDS encoding ModE family transcriptional regulator, producing MRQLDDTQMDLLMTNLDEDGKLSCLKAFKVARLIGVKPKEMDSITKALNIKITNCELGVFGKLKFVDMDDKIYNKLSENFNHGKKVECQVAWHTAREKGSSLKKVGSTINNSDIRVTHCQLGCFYDEEFEKYDDA from the coding sequence ATGAGACAATTAGATGACACCCAAATGGATTTACTAATGACTAACTTAGATGAAGATGGTAAGCTATCTTGCCTAAAAGCATTTAAAGTTGCACGGTTAATTGGTGTAAAACCTAAAGAGATGGATTCAATTACTAAAGCATTAAATATCAAAATCACAAACTGTGAACTTGGAGTTTTTGGTAAACTTAAGTTTGTTGATATGGATGACAAAATATATAATAAACTCTCTGAAAACTTTAATCATGGCAAAAAAGTTGAGTGTCAAGTTGCTTGGCATACAGCAAGAGAAAAAGGCTCAAGTCTTAAAAAAGTTGGTTCAACAATAAATAACTCTGATATTAGAGTAACACACTGTCAGCTTGGATGTTTTTACGACGAAGAGTTTGAAAAATATGATGACGCGTAA
- a CDS encoding methyl-accepting chemotaxis protein: MTLNNMTIKNKIRLVSTTPVIILFIVSIFVIYLAYDKKTKLEELNTLLTFSQKISLLVHETQKERGASAGFLGSSGKDFKDILAKQRELTNEKAQDFISFTKSLDATQFPDSGKEYISTALSELDKISAIRGSIDNLNIETKKAIGYYTNINKLLLDFVASLASIGVDQHIINDISAYYSFLMSKERAGIERAVGSNTFAQKTFGKGMFIKFVNLVDEQNIFLDNFYIYGFIYKDYVKEKLDNPVIEEVQKMRDILFSSEGNPAAKFDVDAKYWFQTITKKINILKEIDDYLINNIKNEANVLIDKSANLVNMLSIILAIVVSGTISLVLFFNKNIMDSINKMYVGIEQFMAYLNKDINELNYVDIHDNGELGKLARLVNENIDRINGDLEKDLLCVGEAIITLDKVEKGIYSCRVMSEAANPQVVTFAKTINKMLDNQQEVIGSILKTLKEYADYNYLNSIHVNNNITGESKEMVDCINILGDAITSMLRDNKKSGEILLKGSNKLIRNVDKLNSASNDAAARLEETAAAIEQITGNIASSTENVAKMAQFVEKLTKAANDGEKLANETVNSMDDINSQVTAINEAISVIDQISFQTNILSLNAAVEAATAGEAGKGFAVVAQEVRNLASRSAEAAKSIKDIVENATIKANNGKNIASKMIEGYNQLNENISNTISLIKDVDHSAKEQRDGIQQISDAVNSLDKQTQINANIASETNDIAQGTIELANNVVNATKDKKFKEA; the protein is encoded by the coding sequence ATGACTCTTAATAATATGACAATAAAAAATAAAATACGATTAGTAAGTACAACACCTGTAATTATTCTTTTTATAGTTTCTATTTTTGTAATATATTTAGCATATGATAAAAAAACAAAATTGGAAGAGTTAAATACACTATTAACATTTAGTCAAAAAATCTCATTATTGGTTCATGAAACACAAAAAGAAAGAGGAGCCAGTGCGGGTTTTTTGGGTAGTTCAGGAAAAGATTTTAAAGATATTCTTGCAAAACAGAGAGAATTAACAAATGAAAAAGCTCAAGATTTTATAAGTTTTACAAAAAGTCTTGATGCTACACAATTTCCAGATAGTGGAAAAGAGTATATATCAACAGCTTTAAGTGAGCTTGATAAAATTTCAGCAATTAGAGGTTCTATTGATAATCTTAATATAGAGACAAAAAAAGCTATTGGATACTATACAAATATTAATAAATTGTTATTAGATTTTGTGGCAAGTCTTGCTTCAATTGGTGTTGATCAACATATTATCAATGATATAAGTGCTTATTACTCTTTTCTTATGTCAAAAGAGAGAGCTGGTATTGAAAGAGCAGTTGGTTCAAATACCTTTGCACAAAAAACTTTTGGAAAAGGAATGTTTATAAAGTTTGTAAATTTAGTTGATGAACAAAATATTTTTTTAGATAATTTTTACATTTATGGTTTTATATATAAAGATTATGTAAAAGAAAAATTAGATAATCCAGTTATAGAAGAAGTACAAAAAATGAGAGATATACTTTTTAGTTCAGAGGGGAATCCAGCTGCAAAATTTGATGTTGATGCTAAATATTGGTTTCAAACAATTACAAAAAAGATTAATATTTTAAAAGAGATTGATGATTATTTAATCAATAATATAAAAAATGAAGCAAATGTTTTAATTGATAAAAGTGCAAATTTAGTTAATATGTTATCCATTATATTAGCAATTGTTGTATCTGGAACAATATCATTAGTATTATTTTTTAATAAAAATATTATGGATTCAATTAATAAGATGTATGTTGGAATAGAACAATTTATGGCATATCTAAATAAAGATATTAATGAATTAAATTATGTTGATATTCATGATAATGGAGAATTAGGGAAATTAGCTAGGTTAGTCAATGAAAATATAGATAGGATAAATGGAGATTTGGAAAAAGATTTACTCTGTGTTGGCGAGGCAATTATCACATTAGATAAAGTTGAAAAAGGAATTTACTCATGTAGAGTTATGTCAGAAGCTGCAAATCCACAAGTTGTAACTTTTGCTAAAACAATAAATAAAATGCTTGATAATCAACAAGAAGTTATTGGAAGTATTTTAAAAACATTAAAAGAGTATGCAGATTATAACTATTTGAATTCAATTCATGTAAATAACAATATTACAGGTGAATCAAAAGAGATGGTAGATTGCATAAATATTTTAGGTGATGCAATTACCTCTATGTTAAGAGATAACAAAAAAAGTGGAGAGATTTTGTTAAAAGGTTCAAATAAACTTATTAGAAATGTTGATAAATTGAATAGCGCTTCAAATGATGCAGCAGCAAGACTTGAAGAGACAGCAGCAGCAATAGAACAAATAACAGGCAATATTGCATCAAGTACAGAAAATGTTGCTAAAATGGCTCAATTTGTAGAAAAACTAACTAAAGCAGCAAATGATGGAGAGAAATTAGCAAATGAGACAGTTAACTCTATGGATGATATAAATTCACAAGTAACAGCTATTAATGAGGCAATCTCTGTTATTGATCAAATATCTTTCCAAACAAATATTCTTTCACTAAATGCAGCAGTTGAAGCTGCAACTGCTGGTGAAGCAGGAAAAGGTTTTGCCGTTGTTGCCCAAGAGGTTAGAAATCTAGCAAGTAGAAGTGCAGAGGCTGCAAAATCAATTAAGGATATTGTTGAGAATGCAACAATAAAAGCTAATAATGGTAAAAATATAGCCTCTAAAATGATTGAGGGTTATAATCAACTAAATGAAAATATTAGTAACACAATAAGTTTAATAAAAGATGTTGATCACTCTGCAAAAGAGCAAAGGGATGGAATTCAACAAATAAGTGATGCGGTAAATAGTTTGGATAAACAGACACAAATAAATGCAAATATTGCATCAGAGACAAATGATATTGCTCAAGGGACAATAGAGTTGGCTAATAATGTTGTAAATGCTACAAAAGATAAAAAATTTAAAGAGGCTTAA
- a CDS encoding TIGR00730 family Rossman fold protein: MKIAIYCGTAFGASPIYKEKAIEMVHFLKSKECSIVYGGSKVGLMGVISNEAMSLGMNVYGVITYGLADKELENKNISELHHVETIRERKAIMEEKADAFIALPGGFGTLEEITEIFTSIQISDSNKPCALLNINGYYDKFLEFLRACEKEGFLLKEHIDAIIVSDSIEEIYNSFKNYTPPRRKWDILQAK, encoded by the coding sequence ATGAAAATAGCAATATATTGTGGTACAGCATTTGGAGCGAGTCCAATTTATAAAGAAAAAGCAATAGAAATGGTTCACTTTTTAAAAAGCAAAGAGTGTTCAATCGTTTATGGTGGAAGTAAAGTTGGTCTTATGGGAGTTATTTCTAATGAAGCTATGAGTTTGGGAATGAATGTTTATGGCGTAATTACTTACGGTTTAGCTGATAAAGAGTTAGAAAATAAAAATATCTCAGAACTACATCATGTAGAGACTATTAGAGAGAGAAAAGCCATAATGGAAGAGAAAGCTGATGCTTTTATTGCACTTCCTGGAGGATTTGGAACGCTTGAAGAGATTACAGAGATATTTACTTCAATTCAAATAAGTGATTCAAATAAACCTTGTGCACTTTTAAATATAAATGGTTATTATGATAAGTTTTTAGAGTTTTTAAGAGCTTGTGAAAAAGAGGGATTTTTATTAAAAGAACATATTGATGCAATTATTGTAAGTGATAGCATAGAAGAGATATATAACTCTTTTAAAAATTACACACCTCCAAGAAGAAAATGGGATATTCTACAAGCTAAATAG
- a CDS encoding CPXCG motif-containing cysteine-rich protein, with product MFEKELICPYCMEKITILLDMGNDEDTELIEDCEVCCRPIELKYSFENEELISFFYKKIEGNEF from the coding sequence ATGTTTGAAAAAGAGCTTATTTGTCCATATTGTATGGAAAAAATTACAATTTTACTTGATATGGGGAATGATGAAGATACAGAATTAATTGAAGATTGTGAGGTTTGTTGTAGACCTATTGAGTTAAAATACAGCTTTGAAAATGAAGAGTTAATCTCTTTTTTTTATAAAAAAATTGAAGGAAATGAATTTTAA
- a CDS encoding efflux RND transporter permease subunit, protein MIKKFFDNFILKHPLKILFLLIVAVAYLGYYATKLEIDASSETLLLDNDKDLKFFREVNQRYHAPDFLLVTFKPKEDLLSQSSLDTIKELSNEFLKLDKVVSTTSILNVPLLQSPVQELTKLLDGVRTLENSQVDKTLVKNEFLNSELYKNSLVSADFKTTAILLNLKGDKKYFEILYKRNDLLKKKREHSATPEELEELKQTQKEFKEYRENIRKTDHENILAVRAIVEKYQDRGQLFLGGVSMIADDIIGFVKSDLLIYGSTLIFLLIAILWLIFRQLIWILLPILICTLSVLSTAGALGLFGWEVTVISSNFISLQLIITISIVLHLIVRYRELTQKYSHASQYKLVINTLLSKLNPSFFAIITTIAGFASLVFSGIQPVKNLGWMMSTGISISLVISFIVFATVMIAIKKVDEVSSSKFKLSLISITANLVEKRGKAIIIVSIVVVLFSLTGASKLIVENSFINYFKKSTEIYKGMEVIDNQLGGTTPLDVILTFKTEEQKPKKEKSDDEFSDFENEFAQTQDDNKYWFTVDKMEVITRVHDYLDSLSETGKVSSLATLLKVGKTLNGGKDLDGITLALLYEKLPQEYKDLILSPYISIKDNQARINTRIVDSNPKLRREELIEKINTELPKVINDESVEFRQSNLMILYNNMLQSLFDSQIKTLGFVVVILFVMFLILFRSILIASIAIIANLVPISIVFGIMGWSGIPLDIMTITIAAISIGIGVDDTIHYIHRFHEEFKKDHNYINTMKRSHESIGYAMTYTSLVVIAGFSILVLSNLIPTIYFGLLTVIVMATMLASALLLLPKLIVLLKPYKVK, encoded by the coding sequence ATGATTAAAAAGTTTTTCGATAATTTTATTTTAAAACATCCATTAAAAATTCTATTTTTATTGATAGTTGCTGTGGCATATCTTGGATATTATGCCACAAAGCTTGAGATTGATGCTTCTTCTGAAACTCTTCTTTTAGACAATGATAAAGATTTAAAATTTTTTAGAGAAGTAAATCAAAGATATCATGCACCAGATTTTTTATTAGTTACATTTAAACCTAAAGAGGATTTATTATCACAAAGTAGTTTAGATACTATAAAAGAGTTATCAAATGAGTTTTTAAAACTTGATAAAGTTGTCTCAACAACTTCTATATTAAATGTTCCTCTTTTACAATCTCCTGTTCAAGAATTAACAAAACTTTTAGATGGAGTTAGAACTTTAGAGAATAGTCAAGTTGATAAAACATTAGTAAAAAATGAGTTTTTGAACTCAGAACTTTATAAAAATAGTTTAGTTAGTGCAGATTTTAAAACTACTGCTATATTATTAAACCTAAAAGGTGATAAAAAATATTTTGAAATTTTATATAAAAGAAATGACCTTTTAAAAAAGAAAAGAGAACACAGTGCAACTCCTGAAGAGCTTGAGGAATTAAAACAAACACAAAAAGAGTTTAAAGAGTATAGGGAAAATATCAGAAAAACAGATCACGAAAATATTTTAGCAGTAAGAGCAATTGTAGAGAAATATCAAGATAGAGGACAACTTTTCCTTGGTGGAGTAAGTATGATTGCTGATGATATTATTGGTTTTGTTAAAAGTGACTTACTAATTTATGGTTCAACACTTATATTCCTTTTAATAGCTATTTTATGGCTAATCTTTAGACAACTTATTTGGATATTACTGCCAATTTTAATCTGTACTTTATCTGTTTTATCAACAGCAGGTGCACTTGGATTGTTTGGATGGGAAGTTACAGTTATATCTTCAAATTTTATTTCACTACAACTAATTATAACAATATCAATTGTTCTTCACTTAATAGTAAGATATAGAGAACTAACTCAAAAGTATAGCCATGCTTCACAGTATAAACTTGTAATAAATACTCTGCTTTCAAAACTAAACCCATCTTTCTTTGCAATTATTACTACAATTGCTGGATTTGCATCTTTAGTCTTTTCTGGAATTCAACCTGTTAAGAATCTAGGATGGATGATGAGTACAGGGATCTCTATCTCTTTGGTTATCTCTTTTATAGTTTTTGCAACGGTAATGATTGCTATAAAAAAAGTTGATGAAGTATCTAGTTCTAAATTTAAACTATCTCTTATTTCAATAACAGCTAATTTAGTTGAAAAAAGAGGAAAAGCTATAATTATTGTATCAATAGTAGTTGTTCTTTTTTCACTAACTGGAGCTTCAAAACTTATAGTTGAAAATAGTTTTATAAACTACTTTAAAAAATCAACTGAGATTTATAAGGGGATGGAAGTGATAGATAATCAATTGGGTGGAACCACACCTTTAGATGTTATATTAACTTTTAAAACGGAAGAACAAAAACCCAAAAAAGAGAAGAGTGATGATGAATTTTCAGATTTTGAAAATGAGTTTGCCCAAACACAAGATGACAATAAATATTGGTTTACCGTTGATAAAATGGAAGTTATAACTAGAGTACATGACTATCTTGATTCTCTTTCAGAAACAGGTAAAGTTTCATCTCTTGCAACTCTTTTAAAAGTAGGAAAAACTTTAAATGGTGGTAAAGATTTAGATGGTATTACTTTGGCACTATTATATGAAAAACTTCCACAAGAGTATAAAGATCTTATTTTATCTCCATACATTAGTATTAAAGATAATCAAGCAAGAATAAATACAAGAATAGTTGATTCAAATCCAAAACTAAGAAGAGAAGAGTTGATTGAAAAAATCAATACTGAACTTCCTAAAGTGATAAATGATGAGAGCGTAGAGTTTAGACAATCAAATCTTATGATTTTATATAACAATATGCTGCAATCACTTTTTGATTCACAAATAAAAACTTTAGGTTTTGTAGTTGTAATACTATTTGTTATGTTCTTAATCCTTTTTAGATCAATACTTATAGCTTCAATTGCTATTATTGCTAATCTTGTACCAATCTCTATTGTATTTGGTATTATGGGTTGGTCAGGAATTCCTTTGGATATTATGACCATTACAATCGCTGCAATATCTATTGGAATTGGAGTTGATGATACAATTCACTATATCCATAGATTTCATGAAGAGTTTAAAAAAGATCATAACTATATAAATACAATGAAAAGATCGCATGAAAGTATTGGATATGCTATGACTTATACCTCTTTAGTTGTTATTGCTGGTTTCTCAATCTTGGTTTTATCAAACTTAATTCCAACAATATATTTTGGACTTCTTACAGTTATAGTAATGGCTACAATGTTAGCTTCAGCATTACTTCTACTACCAAAACTAATAGTTCTTTTAAAACCATATAAAGTCAAATAA
- a CDS encoding ABC transporter substrate-binding protein encodes MIKKFLFLNLLVSTLLFALTKDEIQPEMTIKINSVLSVLKDSNLTKEAKKNKIIPIIDPLFDFTLMSRLSLGAKWKELDKGQKDRFTELFTKKLKESYTDKLYLYTDQKVDILGVDQPKNNRIVLKTQLIGKDDKYDIGYKFYETKDSSWLIYDVDLLGVSIIQTYRQQFAGFLKDKSFDDLLTNLSTTK; translated from the coding sequence GTGATTAAGAAATTTTTATTTTTAAATTTGTTAGTAAGCACACTACTGTTTGCCCTAACAAAAGATGAAATTCAACCAGAAATGACAATAAAAATAAACAGTGTATTATCTGTTTTAAAAGATTCAAATTTAACAAAAGAGGCAAAAAAAAATAAGATTATTCCAATAATAGATCCTCTATTTGATTTTACTTTGATGTCTAGACTCTCTTTAGGAGCTAAATGGAAAGAGCTTGATAAAGGGCAAAAAGATAGATTTACAGAACTATTTACAAAAAAACTAAAAGAGTCATATACAGATAAACTATATCTTTATACTGACCAAAAAGTTGATATTTTGGGAGTTGACCAACCAAAAAATAATAGAATAGTTTTAAAAACTCAATTAATTGGGAAAGATGATAAATATGACATTGGATATAAGTTCTATGAAACTAAAGATAGTAGTTGGCTTATTTATGATGTTGATTTATTAGGTGTTAGTATTATCCAAACATATAGACAACAATTTGCAGGATTTTTAAAAGATAAATCTTTTGATGATTTGTTAACTAATTTATCAACTACGAAGTAA
- a CDS encoding VacJ family lipoprotein, whose translation MKKVGLAVLTTFTVALNAATITTHYKVNSNLQFELLPEDQWVTYEVFTKERLFKKVEINSKNEASFDEEYSNNLKDDSFEGYNRAMTSFNDYFYINVLNPVAKGYKEVIPEPGRIAIANFFDNLMFPIRFLNNILQFKFQNALEETGRFVVNSTIGIGGLLDRASENGLKEHKEDFGQTLGYYGFGSGAHIVLPILGPSNVRDIVGLAADMYINPVTDLGKHDIDYKIPDEGWETIAIGTFQTINKTSLNIGQYENLKKDAIDLYPFLRDIYEQNREKAIKE comes from the coding sequence ATGAAAAAGGTAGGATTAGCCGTTTTAACAACTTTTACTGTTGCGCTAAATGCTGCAACAATTACAACTCATTATAAAGTTAACTCAAATTTACAATTTGAGCTTTTACCAGAAGATCAATGGGTTACTTATGAAGTCTTTACTAAAGAGAGACTTTTTAAAAAAGTTGAGATAAATAGTAAAAATGAAGCTTCATTTGATGAAGAGTATTCTAATAATCTAAAAGATGACTCTTTTGAGGGTTATAACAGAGCAATGACAAGCTTTAATGATTATTTCTATATAAATGTATTAAATCCTGTCGCAAAGGGTTATAAAGAAGTAATTCCAGAACCAGGAAGAATTGCAATTGCAAACTTCTTTGACAACTTAATGTTTCCAATAAGATTTTTAAATAACATTTTACAATTTAAGTTTCAAAATGCTTTAGAAGAGACAGGAAGATTTGTAGTTAACTCAACTATTGGTATAGGTGGACTTTTAGATAGAGCAAGTGAAAATGGTTTAAAAGAGCACAAAGAGGATTTTGGTCAAACATTAGGTTATTATGGATTTGGTAGTGGTGCACATATAGTACTTCCAATACTTGGACCATCTAATGTTAGAGACATTGTAGGATTAGCAGCAGATATGTATATAAATCCAGTGACTGATTTAGGAAAACATGATATAGATTATAAAATTCCAGACGAAGGTTGGGAAACTATCGCAATTGGAACTTTTCAAACTATTAATAAAACATCTCTTAACATTGGGCAATATGAAAACCTAAAAAAAGATGCAATTGATTTATACCCATTTTTAAGGGACATATATGAACAAAATAGAGAGAAAGCAATTAAGGAATAA